A portion of the Myripristis murdjan chromosome 13, fMyrMur1.1, whole genome shotgun sequence genome contains these proteins:
- the bud23 gene encoding 18S rRNA (guanine-N(7))-methyltransferase — MASSCRRPEHMAPPEVFYNEEEAKKYSQNSRMIEIQSQMSERAVELLNLPEGQPCFLLDVGCGSGLSGDYLTEEGHCWVGVDISTAMLDVALEREVEGDLVLGDMGHGIPFRAGTFDGCISISALQWLCNADKKTHSPPKRLYRFFSTLYSSLKRGARAVFQIYPENSEQLELITAQAMRAGFSGGMVVDYPNSSKAKKFFLCLFAGVSGVLPKGLGTETSEKNVPNQVQFSGQRSRFKNMKGKSAKKGRDWILEKKERRRRQGRDVRADTKYTGRQRRPHF, encoded by the exons CTCTCGGATGATTGAGATTCAAAGCCAGATGTCGGAGCGAGCTGTGGAGCTTTTGAACCTGCCCGAGGGACAGCCCTGCTTCCTGTTAGACGTGGG GTGCGGCTCAGGGCTGAGTGGAGACTATCTGACAGAGGAGGGACACTGCTGGGTCGGAGTCGACATCAGCACCGCAATGTTGG ATGTTGCGCTGGAGAGGGAAGTAGAGGGGGACCTTGTCCTGGGCGACATGGGCCATGGAATACCTTTCCGAGCTGGCACCTTTGATGGTTGCATCAG TATCTCTGCGCTTCAGTGGCTCTGCAATGCGGACAAGAAGACACACAGTCCTCCCAAGAGACTCTATAGGTTTTTCAGTACGCTGTATTCCTCTCTG AAAAGAGGGGCACGTGCCGTCTTTCAGATTTACCCAGAAAACTCAGAACag CTGGAGCTGATCACAGCCCAGGCCATGAGGGCAGGCTTCAGTGGAGGCATGGTCGTGGACTATCCCAATAGCAGCAAGGCCAAAAA GTTCTTCCTGTGTCTGTTTGCCGGTGTATCGGGCGTCCTTCCCAAA GGATTGGGGAcagaaacatcagaaaaaaatgtcccaAACCAGGTCCAGTTTTCAGGACAAAG ATCCCGCTTTAAAAACATGAAGGGGAAGTCtgcaaagaaaggaagagactGGATcttggagaagaaggagaggagaagaagacagGGCCG gGATGTTCGGGCAGACACAAAATACACAGGACGCCAAAGAAGACCTCATTTCTAG